The following proteins come from a genomic window of Oncorhynchus kisutch isolate 150728-3 unplaced genomic scaffold, Okis_V2 Okis06b-Okis10b_hom, whole genome shotgun sequence:
- the LOC116360010 gene encoding uncharacterized protein LOC116360010 — translation MSVYTLNLRVFWPLLTCVLTGLVFHHHITHWLSPESGPESGPDPGYEAGTEPCSDQGPPVFFSLIKLLLACVLCYLFIRYCSTHPGGPQRVPLEAADGALKSGWSRREVLEDYYERWVRLSPHVLGHSKAHVAKLVGELVRAGRATGGIPESSLAFRGDFLQVGSSYEEHKVGAPDYYDILVPLKIPRELRLEPRVYRGERRGEEKKDERGEEKGEGKRDVRGEGKKEKGDKRAEENNKRVEVIENRRKSGKGEGKEDVREQRGEVKENRRKSGKGEGKEDVREQMGEVKENGRRSGKGEGKEDVRGERGEVKEKGRRSGKGNMMRVRSNKVKEVLKDDSKVEEQTEVQEEGKEVLKDEVKEEMKAESSEDGGWSGVPRCSLETPRRGDWLRKHRNFTDTFLRMHPSRGLPERSSSSLSGVTAVSGEGGGGGGGGVYRLTPDSVLRWFYPAVQRCLATVRYPFEQRCTLSLALADDRVQLRLTPRSDYVCCHISMAIRLLPAIPLGDGIYLVPMETTASAAMSNTDQHQNQQSDERDLWTCSSPARSSVCWAGSVAAHHSPPATSRCSS, via the exons atgagtgtGTACACTCTGAACCTGCGGGTGTTCTGGCCTCTGTTGACCTGTGTGTTGACAGGTCTGGTTTTCCACCATCACATAACCCACTGGCTAAGCCCAGAATCAGGCCCAGAATCAGGCCCCGATCCTGGGTACGAGGCTGGGACAGAGCCCTGCTCTGACCAGGGCCCTCCTGTCTTTTTCTCACTCATCAAACTACTGCTGGCCTGTGTCCTCTGCTACCTCTTCATAAG GTACTGCTCCACCCACCCAGGGGGGCCCCAGAGGGTGCCTCTCGAGGCCGCTGACGGGGCTCTGAAATCGGGTTGGTCTCGTCGAGAGGTCCTGGAGGACTACTACGAGCGCTGGGTGCGTCTGTCTCCTCACGTCCTGGGGCACAGCAAGGCCCACGTGGCCAAACTGGTCGGGGAGCTGGTCAGAGCCGGACGTGCCACTGGAGGTATCCCAGAGTCCTCTCTGGCGTTCCGGGGAGACTTCCTGCAG GTGGGCAGTTCATACGAGGAGCACAAGGTGGGCGCTCCAGACTACTATGACATCCTGGTACCTCTGAAGATACCCCGAGAACTCAGACTGGAGCCACGAGTatacaggggggagaggaggggggaggagaagaaggatgagagaggagaggagaagggggagggcaAGAGGGATGTGAGGGGGGAGGGGAAAAAAGAGAAGGGGGACAAGAGAGCTGAGGAAAATAACAAGAGGGTGGAGGTTATAGAGAATAGGAGAAAGTCAGGGAAGGGGGAGGGCAAGGAGGATGTGAGGGAGCAGAGGGGGGAGGTTAAAGAGAATAGGAGAAAGTCAGGGAAGGGGGAGGGCAAGGAGGATGTGAGGGAGCAGATGGGGGAGGTTAAAGAGAACGGGAGGAGGTCGGGGAAGGGGGAGGGCAAGGAGGatgtgaggggggagaggggggaggttaaagagaaagggaggaggtcGGGGAAGGGGAACATGATGAGGGTAAGAAGCAATAAAGTGAAGGAAGTCTTGAAGGACGACAGCAAGGTGGAGGAGCAGACAGAGGTCCAAGAAGAAGGGAAGGAAGTCTTGAAGGACGAGGTGAAGGAAGAGATGAAAGCGGAAAGCTCAGAGGACGGTGGGTGGAGCGGCGTGCCGCGGTGCAGTCTAGAGACGCCTCGCCGTGGGGACTGGCTACGAAAACACCGCAACTTCACTGACACCTTTTTACGAATGCACCCTTCTCGGGGGTTGCCCGAAAGGTCATCGAGCTCATTGTCAGGGGTCACGGCAGtgtcaggagaaggaggaggaggaggagggggcggaGTCTATCGCCTGACCCCGGACTCCGTCCTCCGTTGGTTCTACCCGGCGGTCCAGCGTTGCCTAGCAACCGTGCGCTACCCTTTCGAGCAGCGCTGTACGCTGAGTCTGGCACTCGCCGACGACCGTGTGCAGCTCCGCCTCACACCGCGTTCCGACTACGTCTGCTGTCACATCTCCATGGCAATACGGCTCCTCCCTGCCATCCCCCTCGGAGACGGGATCTACCTGGTTCCCATGGAAACGACGGCCTCAGCGGCGatgtcaaatacag ACCAGCACCAGAACCAGCAGAGCGATGAGAGGGACCTGTGGACTTGTTCTTCCCCCGCCAGGAGCAGCGTCTGCTGGGCTGGCTCCGTGGCCGCTCACCACAGCCCTCCTGCCACCTCAAGGTGCTCCAGCTGA